The Cellulomonas flavigena DSM 20109 DNA segment GTCGCCCGAGGTCGTCCTCACGAGCCGCCGCGCGGAGAGGCGCGGCACCGCTGATGTTAACGATCACATGCTGCGGACGCCAGCTACCCGGTCACCCGTCGCGCACCGCACCCGGCGCACCCGACGAGCGACGCACGACGATCTCCGGCGCGATCGTCGCCTGCGTCGGCTCACCGCCCGCGAGCGCGTCCACCACGGCCTGCACCGCGCGTCGCCCGAGCTCGTCGAAGTCCTGCCGCACGGTGGTCAACGGCGGCGTGTAGAACGCCGTGCCCGGCTCGTCGTCGAACCCCACCACCGCGACGTCCTCGGGCACCCGCACGCCCGCCTGCGCGAACGCCGCGAGCAGCCCGAGCGCGAGCTGGTCGTTGGCCGCGAACACCGCCGGCGGCAGCCCCTCGCGCACCAGCGCGACGCCCACCGCGTACCCGTCCGCAGCCGACCACCCCCCCGGCGCGGTGCTCCGGCACCGCGAGCCCCGCACCCTCCAGCGCGTCGCGCCAGCCGCGCAGGCGGTCGCGGGCGTCGTACCACTCCTGCGGCCCGGCGACGTGCAGCACCGTCTCACGACCGGACGCGAGCAGGTGGTCGGTGGCGAGCCGACCGCCCGCCACCTGGTCCACCGCGACCGTCGGCAGGGCCACGCCCTCGCGGACCGACGACACCAGCACCACCGGCACGGGAACGTGCACGCCGCCGACCGCGTCGACCGTGCCGCTGCTGGGTGCGACCACGACGACACCGTCGACACCCTGCGCGAGGAAGTGCTCGATCGCCGCCGTCACCTCGTCGCCGCTGAACGCGCGCAGCGTCGCGACGGAGACGTAGAACCCCGCGTCGCGCGCCGCCTGCTCGAACGCGACGAGCGTGCTCGTCGGGCCGAACAGCGCGGTCGCCGGCGTGATGACGCCGAGCGTGCCGGTGCGCCGCGTCACCAGCGCGCGCGCCGCGAGGTTGGGCCGGTAACCGAGCGTCGCGATGGCCTCGAGGACGCGCTCGCGCGTCGCCGGGCGCACGCTCGGGTGCTCGTTGAGGACGCGCGAGACCGTCTGGTGGCTGACGCCCGCGAGCGCGGCCACGTCGTTCATGGCGGGTGGCCGGCCCGCGCGGGAGCGCAGGGGGCGGCCCGACGCCGGCGCGACGGGCCCGGCGGGGGCCCGGGGATCGACGGGCATCGGGTCAGCTCGCGCCGAGCTCGCGCGAGCGCTCGGCGGCCGCACGGACACCCGCGACCAGGCCGGCGCGCACGGCGTGCGCGTCGAGCGCCGCGACGCCCGCGACCGTCGTGCCACCGGGCGACGAGACGCGCTCACGCAGCACCGCCGGGTGGTCGCCCGTCCGCGCGACCATCGCGGCCGAGCCCTCGACGGTGGCCACCGCGAGCCGCGAGGCCAGGTCGCGTGGCAGGCCCAGCAGGACCCCGGCCTCGGCGAGCGCGTCGATCACGTAGAACACGTACGCCGGGCCGGAGCCGGACAGCGCGGTGACCGCGTCGAGGTGCTTCTCCGCGACGCGGACCACGAGGCCCGTCGCCGCGAGCACCCGCTCGACGAGCGCGAGGTGCTCGTCACCCGCGGCGGCACCCGGCGCGATGCCGCTGGCGCCCTTGCCGATCAGCGCGGGCGTGTTCGGCATGACCCGCACCACCGGTGTGCCGGCGGGCAGCGCGTCCTCGTAGACGCGCAGGGGCACGCCCGCGGCGACGCTGACGACGAGCGCGCCGTCCCGCAGCACGGGCGCGAGCTCCGCGAGCGCCGCCGGCACGACGTCCGGCTTCACGGCCAGCAGCACGACGTCGGCGGAGGCGACCGCGTCCCGGTTGCCCGCGACGCGCACGTCGTGCTCCCGCGCGAGCGCATCGGCCTTGGACGCGTCCTGGTCGGCCACCGTCACCCGGTCCCCCGGCCACCCGCCCGCGCGCAGCGCCGCCACGAGCGTGCCGCCCATGACGCCGCCGCCGAGCACCGCCACCGCGGGCGTGACCCCCGTGTCCTGCGTCCCCATCGACCCTCCGTGCGTCTCGCGGCCGCGGTCCACGACCACCCCGAGCGTACTGGCCACCTCCCGTCCCCCTGCCGCCGCGTATCAGGGCAGGAGCAGCAGGCCGTCGGTGAGCAGGCCGCGGACCGTCGGGAGGACGTCGGCGGCCACGTCCCCGGCCGGGACGTCGAGCAGCGCGCCCAGTGCACCCACGATCTGCCCCGCCGTGAGCTCGCCGTCGCACGCACCCACGAACGCCGCGAGCGCCGTGCCGGCCTGCACCGCACGTCCGAACCCCCCGCCCTGGCGCAGCAGCACGACGCGCGGGTCGGCCGCGCCGGGCTGCAGGTAGCGCTCCTCGGTGACGTCGGGCGCGACCGTGAGGCGCAGGTCGGCCAGGGCGTCGTCGGGGAGCGCCGTCACCGCGTCGTGCGCTGCGAGACCTGCCGCGAGCACGGGACCCAGCGGCTGGCGGACCGGCCCGGTCTGCTGCTCCAGGCGCCGCAGCGTCGGGCGGCCCGTGACGGGCCTGCGCAGCGTGACGACGCCGAAGCCGACGGACGCGACGTCGCGGGACGCCAGGTCGTCGAGCCACGCGCCGTACCGCGCGTGCCAGGTCGCGCGGTCGGCGGGCGTGGTGCCGCCGTCGCGGATCCACGTCTCGGCGTACTGCGCGGGGTCCTGCTGGTCACGCAGCACGACCCACGCGTCGAGGCCGGACGCGTCGACCCACGCACC contains these protein-coding regions:
- the proC gene encoding pyrroline-5-carboxylate reductase, which encodes MGTQDTGVTPAVAVLGGGVMGGTLVAALRAGGWPGDRVTVADQDASKADALAREHDVRVAGNRDAVASADVVLLAVKPDVVPAALAELAPVLRDGALVVSVAAGVPLRVYEDALPAGTPVVRVMPNTPALIGKGASGIAPGAAAGDEHLALVERVLAATGLVVRVAEKHLDAVTALSGSGPAYVFYVIDALAEAGVLLGLPRDLASRLAVATVEGSAAMVARTGDHPAVLRERVSSPGGTTVAGVAALDAHAVRAGLVAGVRAAAERSRELGAS